One part of the Corynebacterium aurimucosum ATCC 700975 genome encodes these proteins:
- the glnA gene encoding type I glutamate--ammonia ligase, which produces MSFETIQDVIAFIKEEDVKFVDIRFTDVPGTEHHFSIPAEEFTEDAAAEGLAFDGSSIRGFTTIDESDMTLLPDPKTAFVDPFRTAKTLNIKFFVHDPFTLEPFSRDPRNIARKAEEYLASTGIADTCNFGAEAEFYIFDSVRYGTDVHNGFYEVDTDEGWWNRGSETNFDGTPNTGFKTRVKGGYFPTAPVDKHGEVRDAMVEQLQKAGFVIERFHHEVGSGQNEINYRFNSLLHAADDIQTFKYIIKNTAEQFGKSVTFMPKPLAGDNGSGMHAHMSLWQDGKPLFHDEAGYAGLSDMARYYIGGILAHAPAVLAFTNATLNSYHRLVPGFEAPINLVYSQRNRSAAIRIPITGSNPKAKRIEFRAPDPSGNPYFGFAAMMMAGLDGIKNRIEPHAPVDKDLYELPPAEAASIPQAPTSLEASIAALEEDNEFLTEGDVFSEDLIETYINYKRENEIAPVRLRPTPQEFEMYYDC; this is translated from the coding sequence GTGTCCTTTGAGACAATCCAGGACGTCATCGCATTCATCAAGGAAGAGGACGTCAAGTTCGTTGACATCCGGTTTACGGACGTCCCCGGCACTGAGCACCACTTCTCTATTCCGGCCGAGGAATTTACTGAAGACGCAGCCGCCGAAGGCCTCGCTTTTGATGGTTCTTCCATCCGCGGATTCACCACCATCGATGAGTCCGATATGACGCTGCTGCCAGATCCGAAGACCGCCTTCGTGGATCCTTTCCGCACCGCGAAGACTCTGAACATCAAGTTCTTCGTCCACGACCCCTTCACCCTGGAGCCTTTCAGCCGCGACCCGCGCAACATCGCGCGCAAGGCTGAGGAGTACCTCGCTTCCACCGGCATCGCGGATACCTGTAACTTCGGCGCCGAGGCTGAGTTCTATATCTTCGATTCGGTTCGCTACGGCACGGATGTCCACAACGGCTTCTACGAGGTTGATACCGATGAGGGGTGGTGGAACCGCGGTTCTGAGACCAACTTCGATGGCACTCCGAACACCGGTTTCAAGACTCGTGTGAAGGGTGGCTACTTCCCTACGGCACCCGTCGACAAGCACGGCGAGGTCCGCGATGCCATGGTGGAGCAGCTGCAGAAGGCAGGCTTTGTTATCGAGCGCTTCCACCACGAGGTGGGCAGCGGCCAGAACGAGATCAACTACCGCTTCAACTCCCTGCTGCACGCGGCTGATGATATTCAGACCTTCAAGTACATCATCAAGAACACCGCTGAGCAGTTCGGTAAGTCCGTAACCTTCATGCCGAAGCCGCTGGCCGGCGATAATGGTTCCGGTATGCACGCCCACATGTCCCTGTGGCAGGACGGCAAGCCGCTCTTCCATGATGAGGCTGGCTACGCCGGCCTGTCCGACATGGCTCGCTACTACATCGGCGGCATCCTGGCCCACGCACCGGCTGTTCTGGCGTTTACGAACGCGACTCTGAACTCCTACCACCGTCTGGTCCCGGGCTTTGAGGCCCCGATTAACCTGGTGTACTCGCAGCGCAACCGCTCGGCTGCTATCCGTATCCCGATTACCGGTTCCAACCCGAAGGCCAAGCGCATCGAGTTCCGTGCTCCGGACCCGTCCGGCAACCCCTACTTCGGCTTCGCTGCCATGATGATGGCGGGCCTCGACGGCATTAAGAACCGCATTGAGCCGCACGCTCCGGTGGATAAGGACCTCTACGAGCTGCCGCCGGCAGAGGCTGCGTCCATCCCGCAGGCACCGACCTCCCTGGAGGCGTCCATCGCGGCACTTGAGGAGGACAACGAGTTCCTCACCGAGGGCGATGTCTTCTCCGAGGATCTCATCGAGACCTACATCAACTACAAGCGTGAGAACGAGATTGCGCCGGTTCGTCTGCGCCCGACTCCGCAGGAGTTTGAGATGTACTACGACTGTTAA